In Pseudoxanthomonas sp. SE1, the genomic stretch GTTCGGCCTGCACCAGGTGCTTGGCATCCGAACCGATGCGCACCAGGGCTTCCAGGATCGTGTAGCCCATGTTCTGCAGCCAGTCGGCGCGATTCAGGACCACGGCGGCGATCAGGCTTTCGCCGGTGCTGAGCGGGCCGGTGCCATCGTTCTGGCGTGCGAACCTTGCACAGGTCACGACATCGTCCAGGGTCATGCGCGCACCGCCTTGCCCAGGACGTTAAGGGCATGCTGATAGTTGTCGTAGCCGGATACCTTCGCCGCTTCATGCAGTGCGGCGGTGTGGGTGATTTCCCGGGCCTTTTTGATCTTCTTGGCCAGCTTCTTGATGCCCTCCAGCGTCTTCGGTGGCGTGCTGGGGAAGGAAGGCGGGGGTGATGCGTGCGTGCTCATAGTTACCTCGTGGATGCGTTCTTGCGGGCGGCCAGGACCAGTTCCGGCGGGAAGCACGGCACAGCGCCGGCAGCCAGCAGGGCCTTCACCTGGGGGTCTTCGAAAAAGGCAACGCGGTCGGGGTGGTGCGCTTTGATTTCGCGCCACACCGCGTTTTTGTCGGCCTGGCTGAGCGCGGATGCCGGCACCTGGCGGTCGACGGTTTCCAGGAAACGGCGATCGCCGTCGTCCAGTTCGCGCGCCGGCTGCGGGCGCGCCATCGGGGCGGTCAGGCAGCGATTGCTAGAAGGGACGGCCACGGCGTTCGGCCCTCCGCAGCACGTACAGCACCACCAGCGGCCAGAAGATCACCGCGGCGTATTCCTGCCACTGCGCCCAGCGCTTCATCACAGCGTGGTAGCGGCCGTTGGCGTCCATCACCATCAGGACGAAGGACCCGATGCTGGCGTAGAGCATCACCACGATGATGGCGATGGCGACAAGGGCGACGGTGTTCAGCTGTTGCATCATCGGCAGGCTTCCTCGGCGGCGCGTTCGATGTCTTCGCGCGTGGGCAGGGTGTAGACGGTGGTACTGGCGCGGCTCGCATGGCCCAGCAGGACCTGGACGACGGCTAGCGGGTCGCGGGCTTCGGTGGTGGCGATGACCCGCTGGGCGTAGGTGTGGCGCAGCCAGTGCGGGCTGACTTCCACCTGCAGGCCGGCGGACTGGCGCCACGCCTGCAGGCGGTGCTGGAAGGACCGTTCAGACATGGCCCTGCCCAGCCGGCTGCAGATCAGGGGTGCGTCATCGTCATCCGGGCAGCGCATCGCACGACGTACAGCCAGCAGATCGCGCAGGGCCTGTTCGGCGCCGGAATTCAGCGGCGTGTCGTAGCCGCGGCCACCCTTGGCGTGATCGTCGCCGGCATGGATGCGGCGCGTGCGCAGCGCGGTGCGGGCGTCGCCGACTGTCAGACCGCGCAGGCTGCCCAGGCGCAGGCCGCAGTGGCGGATCAGGCGGATCCAAGCGTGGTCACGCTTGGCATACATGCCGGCATGCCGGCCGATGTGCGCCAGCAGGCGCTTTTCCTCGGAACGCGTCAGGTAGCGTTCGAAGACCGCACGCGGCGCGGCGGCGGTCAGGAAGGTGTTCACGATAGTTACCCCCGGATGGACGATGCGGCCGACGGCGCCGCAGTGATGAATTGGCTGGCGCGTTCGAACAGCCCACAACGCAACCCGAAGGCGATCAGCGCGATCAAGACGCACAGCGCCATCACGCGGTTCTCCTGCTGCAGTTGTTCCCGGCTGATGGGTAGCGGCTTGTATTCCTCCACCGCGCGTTCGCCGGCGGTGCGGTGGATCTCTTCCGGGTCCAGGACGCGGGATCCATCCCCGAAGTACTGGCCCACGTGCAGGTCGCCGTTGTCGTCACGGAAGCCGTGCACCGGCGTATCCGGATGGGAAGACAGATAAACGGTCAGCGTGCTGATGGGCTGGATGCGGTCGCTCACGGCGCACCCGCCTTTGCCTGGGCGGCTTTGTTGGCCAGGCGTTGCAGCAGTTCTTCGCGGAACAGCAGCGCCAACTTCGTGCCGGCGCCCTTCACGCGGAAGTCGACGTTCAGGGGAGCCGTTTCAGTGGCGTGGGTGAAGCCTTTTTTCAGCAGATTGGCCGGGGCGGCATGGCGGACTGTGCGGCTCATTGGGCGAGCGCCTCCAGCCGCGACATCAATTCCAATCCGGCACGCACTTCTTTGTCGAAGCACGCGCGCACCTGGGCGATCTCTTCAGGGGTCACCCGGCCATCGCGCAACGCCTCGCGGATCGCTGCCGCTTTCTCGCCCGTCATTTCGTGCGCCGCGGCGTAGGCGTCCAGAATTTCGACGTCACCGGCGTCCGCATGAAGGGGAAGGCGGTAGCTGCAGTGACCGGTCAACTGATTGACCGCGTGCAGGATCCGGAAATCGTCGGTGGTCAGCATGATGGCCACGGCTTCGGCCAAGCCCAACTTGTGGTCGGGCATGGTCGGATTGGCCTTGTTGCTGAGCGTGCCGGCTGGCATGCCAATGCGTGGCGCCAGGGCGACGGCACCGCGCTTTCGTGCGCGGGCGTCGCTGAACTCGTGCACGGTCGCGTAGACAGCAACGTCCAGCGGACCGAACAACTCATCTTCGGTTGTCATGTGAACCCTCAGCCACTTTTCACTGTTGAAAAGCGAGGGGCTCGGGGAGCATGACCCGCGGCATGGTTACAATCACCGCGAGGGACAATGGTCGACAAGCCGAGCCCTCACCGGTCCGGGCGGGACGGCAATCCCGCCCGGACCAACTCCCACCATTCGCGCGGCAACGCTCGCGGCGGGCACTTGAAACGTGCAGTCCGAAGTTTTCCGAACAGGGGCAGGGGGTGCCCGATCGGATAGGCCGCTGCACCGGCCTACTGGCTGACGCCTGGGGGGCAGGCGTCAGCCGTCACGCGTCCCTGGGGAGGGGCGACGCGCGAATGTCTATGCGGCTTGGCCTTGT encodes the following:
- a CDS encoding tyrosine-type recombinase/integrase is translated as MNTFLTAAAPRAVFERYLTRSEEKRLLAHIGRHAGMYAKRDHAWIRLIRHCGLRLGSLRGLTVGDARTALRTRRIHAGDDHAKGGRGYDTPLNSGAEQALRDLLAVRRAMRCPDDDDAPLICSRLGRAMSERSFQHRLQAWRQSAGLQVEVSPHWLRHTYAQRVIATTEARDPLAVVQVLLGHASRASTTVYTLPTREDIERAAEEACR
- a CDS encoding phage regulatory CII family protein, whose translation is MFGPLDVAVYATVHEFSDARARKRGAVALAPRIGMPAGTLSNKANPTMPDHKLGLAEAVAIMLTTDDFRILHAVNQLTGHCSYRLPLHADAGDVEILDAYAAAHEMTGEKAAAIREALRDGRVTPEEIAQVRACFDKEVRAGLELMSRLEALAQ